A single window of Pseudoduganella plicata DNA harbors:
- the tolQ gene encoding protein TolQ, giving the protein MNATQDLSFIALISNAHLIVQLIMALLLGVSLVSWTYIFKKMFDVRAARRLTIDFEKTFWAGGNLHALYQNASSNRASNGALARIFEAGMGEFIKGKQAASAARETLDMGAILDGARRAMRAAFQREMDALESHLAFLASVGSVSPYIGLLGTVWGIMNAFRGLANVQQATLSAVAPGIAEALIATAIGLFAAIPAVVAYNRFSHDVDRLAIRFESFVEEFSNILQRQSR; this is encoded by the coding sequence ATGAACGCCACCCAGGACCTTTCCTTCATCGCCCTCATCTCCAACGCACACCTGATCGTGCAGCTGATCATGGCGCTGCTGCTTGGCGTGTCCCTCGTCAGCTGGACCTACATCTTCAAGAAAATGTTCGACGTGCGCGCCGCCCGGCGCCTGACGATCGATTTTGAAAAAACCTTCTGGGCCGGCGGCAACCTGCACGCGCTGTACCAGAACGCCAGCAGCAACCGCGCCAGCAACGGCGCGCTGGCGCGCATCTTCGAAGCGGGCATGGGCGAATTCATCAAGGGCAAACAGGCTGCGAGCGCCGCCCGCGAGACGCTGGACATGGGCGCGATCCTCGATGGCGCCCGCCGCGCGATGCGCGCCGCGTTCCAGCGCGAGATGGATGCGCTGGAATCCCACCTGGCGTTCCTGGCTTCCGTCGGTTCCGTGTCACCTTACATCGGTCTGCTTGGTACCGTCTGGGGCATCATGAACGCGTTCCGCGGCCTGGCCAACGTGCAGCAGGCAACGCTGTCGGCCGTCGCCCCCGGCATTGCCGAAGCGCTGATCGCCACCGCCATCGGCCTGTTCGCTGCCATCCCCGCCGTCGTCGCCTACAACCGTTTTTCGCACGACGTCGACCGTCTGGCGATCCGCTTCGAGAGCTTCGTCGAGGAGTTCTCCAACATCCTGCAGCGGCAGTCGCGCTAA
- the ybgC gene encoding tol-pal system-associated acyl-CoA thioesterase produces MSAQFTWEVRVYYEDTDAGGIVYYANYLKFFERARTEWLRAIGVGQQVLLEEHDAMFVVKSVSADYHAPAKLDDVLNLTLTIEKLGRASVVFRQEAWCGGTLLNTAHVRVGCVSSALRPRGLPDAVLARMRSMQPDAA; encoded by the coding sequence ATGTCTGCACAGTTTACCTGGGAGGTCCGTGTCTACTACGAGGATACGGACGCGGGCGGCATCGTCTACTACGCGAATTACCTGAAATTCTTCGAGCGCGCCCGTACGGAATGGCTGCGTGCGATTGGTGTCGGTCAGCAGGTCTTGCTGGAAGAACACGACGCCATGTTCGTCGTCAAGAGCGTGAGCGCGGACTATCATGCGCCGGCAAAGCTGGACGATGTACTAAACTTAACGTTGACAATCGAAAAGCTGGGCCGCGCCTCCGTGGTATTCCGCCAGGAAGCGTGGTGCGGCGGTACGCTGCTGAACACGGCACATGTGCGGGTCGGCTGCGTCAGCTCGGCATTGCGCCCGCGCGGGCTGCCCGATGCCGTGCTGGCGCGCATGCGCTCCATGCAGCCCGACGCCGCGTAA
- a CDS encoding SDR family NAD(P)-dependent oxidoreductase — MIVFITGATAGFGAAMARTFATNGHKVLIAGRREDRLDALASELGPNVRTVPLDVTNKAAIHAALDALPAGWRDIDVLINNAGLALGVKPAHEASLEDWETMIATNCSGLVTMTRAVLPGMVERNSGLVINLGSVAGAYPYPGGNVYGATKAFVDQFTLNLRADLVGTGVRATNIAPGLCGGTEFSNVRFKGDDAAAAKVYEGTTPLTAEDIAATAYWIATLPPHVNVNVIELMPTCQGFSPFAIKRG; from the coding sequence ATGATCGTCTTTATCACCGGCGCCACCGCCGGCTTCGGCGCCGCGATGGCGCGTACGTTCGCCACCAACGGCCACAAGGTGCTGATCGCCGGCCGCCGGGAGGACCGCCTCGACGCGCTTGCTTCCGAGCTGGGCCCGAACGTGCGCACGGTGCCGCTGGACGTGACGAACAAGGCCGCCATCCACGCCGCGCTGGACGCCCTGCCCGCGGGCTGGCGCGATATTGACGTGCTGATCAATAACGCCGGCCTGGCACTGGGCGTCAAGCCGGCGCACGAAGCGTCCCTGGAAGATTGGGAAACGATGATCGCCACCAACTGCAGCGGTCTCGTGACGATGACGCGTGCCGTGCTGCCCGGCATGGTCGAGCGCAACAGCGGCCTCGTCATCAATCTTGGCTCCGTCGCCGGCGCCTACCCTTACCCGGGCGGCAACGTCTACGGCGCCACCAAGGCATTCGTCGACCAGTTCACGCTGAACCTGCGGGCCGACCTCGTCGGCACCGGGGTGCGCGCGACCAATATCGCGCCGGGCCTGTGCGGCGGCACGGAATTCTCGAACGTGCGCTTCAAGGGCGACGATGCGGCCGCAGCAAAGGTCTACGAAGGCACGACGCCGTTGACGGCCGAGGACATCGCCGCCACGGCCTACTGGATCGCCACGCTGCCGCCGCACGTCAACGTCAACGTGATCGAGCTGATGCCGACGTGCCAGGGCTTTTCGCCGTTCGCCATCAAGCGCGGCTGA
- the glyA gene encoding serine hydroxymethyltransferase — MFAKDHTLAAIDPELFGAIQNENRRQHDHIELIASENYTSPAVMEAQGSQLTNKYAEGYPGKRYYGGCEYVDVVEQLAIDRVKQLFGAEAANVQPNSGSQANQGVFFAVLKPGDTIMGMSLAEGGHLTHGMALNMSGKWFNVVSYGLTAEEDIDYDAMEKLAHEHKPKLIVAGASAFSKKIDWARFAKVAKDIGAYFMVDMAHYAGLIAAGLYPNPVPHADFVTSTTHKSLRGPRGGIILMKAEHEKIINSAIFPGIQGGPLMHVIAGKAVAFKEAQGAEFKAYQAQVIKNADVLAKTLIKRGLRIVSGGTESHVFLVDLRAKNLTGKEAEAILGSAHITTNKNGIPNDPQKPFVTSGIRLGSPAMTTRGFKELESEEVGNLIADVLDNPHDAATIERVKAAVKVLADKFPVYAA, encoded by the coding sequence ATGTTCGCAAAAGATCACACCCTCGCCGCCATCGACCCGGAACTGTTCGGCGCCATCCAGAATGAGAACCGTCGCCAGCACGATCACATCGAGCTGATCGCTTCGGAAAACTACACGTCGCCCGCCGTCATGGAGGCACAGGGCTCCCAGCTGACCAACAAATATGCGGAAGGCTATCCGGGCAAGCGCTACTACGGCGGCTGCGAATACGTCGACGTCGTCGAACAGCTGGCCATCGACCGCGTCAAGCAGCTGTTTGGCGCCGAAGCGGCAAACGTGCAGCCGAACTCGGGTTCCCAGGCCAACCAGGGCGTGTTCTTTGCCGTGCTCAAACCGGGCGACACGATCATGGGCATGTCGCTGGCCGAAGGCGGCCATCTGACGCACGGCATGGCGCTGAACATGTCCGGCAAATGGTTCAACGTGGTGTCGTACGGCCTGACGGCTGAGGAAGACATCGACTACGACGCCATGGAGAAGCTGGCCCACGAACACAAGCCGAAGCTGATCGTGGCCGGCGCCTCGGCGTTCTCGAAGAAGATCGACTGGGCGCGTTTCGCCAAGGTTGCCAAGGACATCGGCGCCTACTTCATGGTCGACATGGCCCACTATGCCGGCCTGATCGCCGCCGGCCTGTACCCGAATCCCGTGCCGCACGCCGACTTCGTCACGTCCACCACGCACAAGTCGCTGCGCGGTCCGCGCGGCGGCATCATCCTGATGAAGGCCGAGCACGAGAAGATCATCAACTCGGCGATCTTCCCCGGCATCCAGGGCGGCCCGCTGATGCACGTGATTGCCGGCAAGGCCGTCGCGTTCAAGGAAGCGCAAGGCGCCGAGTTCAAGGCTTACCAGGCACAAGTCATCAAGAATGCCGACGTGCTGGCCAAGACCCTCATCAAGCGCGGCCTGCGCATCGTTTCCGGCGGCACCGAGTCGCACGTGTTCCTCGTCGACCTGCGCGCCAAGAACCTGACTGGCAAGGAAGCCGAAGCCATCCTGGGCAGCGCGCACATCACGACCAACAAGAACGGCATTCCGAACGATCCGCAGAAGCCGTTCGTGACGTCCGGCATCCGCCTGGGCAGCCCGGCCATGACGACGCGCGGCTTCAAGGAGCTTGAGTCCGAAGAAGTGGGCAACCTGATCGCCGACGTACTGGACAACCCGCACGACGCCGCGACGATCGAAAGAGTCAAGGCCGCCGTCAAGGTCCTGGCCGACAAGTTCCCCGTCTACGCGGCCTGA
- the nrdR gene encoding transcriptional regulator NrdR — MKCPFCQHDDIHVLDTRVSEEGDAIKRRRRCGKCDKRFTTYERIELSMPFVVKKNGSRTEFSEAKLRDSLMLALRKRAVAAASVDTAVQSISEKLLTSGKREVDSNHIGELVMQELKRLDKVAYIRFASVYKNFEDLAEFQDAIEEAGQERKPKGE, encoded by the coding sequence ATGAAATGTCCGTTCTGCCAGCACGATGATATCCACGTCCTCGATACCCGCGTATCGGAGGAGGGGGACGCCATCAAGCGCCGGCGGCGTTGCGGCAAGTGCGACAAGCGCTTCACGACGTACGAACGGATCGAACTTTCGATGCCGTTCGTGGTCAAGAAAAATGGCAGCCGGACCGAGTTCTCGGAAGCGAAGTTGCGCGACAGCCTGATGCTGGCCCTGCGCAAGCGTGCCGTCGCGGCCGCGTCCGTCGACACGGCCGTGCAGTCGATTTCGGAAAAGCTGCTGACCAGCGGCAAGCGCGAAGTGGACTCGAACCATATCGGCGAGCTCGTCATGCAGGAACTGAAGCGCCTCGACAAGGTGGCGTATATCCGTTTTGCGTCCGTCTACAAGAATTTCGAGGACCTGGCCGAGTTCCAGGACGCCATCGAAGAGGCAGGGCAGGAGCGCAAGCCGAAGGGGGAGTGA
- the pilV gene encoding type IV pilus modification protein PilV, producing MRAAAGFTLIEVLVAVLVLAVGLIGGTAMQLHAMRTRHESALLSASVQAATAMADRIRANAGQVGSVYLAIDYDAHREPTPPAPASLCMAAPCDSAALAELDAYELKRLVRTTLPAGRVRVCRDAGIWQAGRLRWPCSGGATAPVVVKIGWRGKNPDGTPQADAEDGFVPGVAVAVAGVAP from the coding sequence ATGCGTGCTGCCGCGGGCTTTACGTTGATCGAAGTGCTTGTTGCCGTGCTGGTGCTGGCCGTTGGCCTGATCGGCGGGACGGCCATGCAGCTGCATGCGATGCGCACCCGGCACGAATCGGCCCTGCTGTCGGCGTCCGTGCAGGCCGCCACCGCTATGGCCGACCGGATCCGCGCCAATGCCGGCCAGGTTGGCAGCGTCTATCTGGCGATCGATTACGACGCCCACCGCGAACCCACGCCGCCCGCCCCGGCCAGCCTGTGCATGGCGGCCCCATGCGACAGCGCGGCGCTGGCCGAGCTCGACGCGTATGAACTGAAGCGCCTGGTGCGCACCACCTTGCCGGCGGGGCGCGTGCGCGTGTGCCGCGATGCGGGCATCTGGCAGGCGGGCCGGCTGCGCTGGCCGTGCTCGGGCGGGGCCACGGCGCCGGTGGTCGTCAAGATCGGCTGGCGCGGCAAGAATCCCGACGGCACGCCGCAGGCGGACGCGGAAGACGGCTTCGTGCCAGGCGTGGCGGTGGCCGTGGCGGGGGTTGCGCCATGA
- a CDS encoding PilW family protein, producing the protein MTGRQHRCAGAGLVEMLVALTIGMLVTLASAAMLVTANGDYLHHGATVRLNDGGRYALELIGQALRQAGYADAAAPGGAAPAAEEGAGIEGLDARSVTRTGPGIADARASSVNGSDVLAVRFGGAGAGSGDGSIVDCAGFAVGASAQGWSIFFVARGDDGEAELRCKYRTDSGGWSADAVVRGVDSLQVLYGVDTDTPVDGVANRYLNATAVRALDDALAVAGASAAERERERRRRSYWHRVVAVRLALLLHGESGTRSGGAPMAFDLFGAAYTAAARGGDAGTRIDEAALPASLRARSRRLFEAAVLLRNRAGS; encoded by the coding sequence ATGACCGGCCGCCAGCACCGCTGCGCCGGCGCCGGCCTCGTCGAGATGCTGGTCGCGCTGACGATCGGCATGCTCGTCACGCTGGCATCGGCGGCGATGCTCGTCACGGCGAATGGCGACTACCTGCACCACGGCGCCACGGTAAGGCTGAACGACGGCGGCCGTTACGCCCTCGAACTGATCGGGCAGGCGCTGCGCCAGGCGGGCTATGCGGACGCGGCCGCACCCGGTGGCGCCGCGCCGGCGGCGGAGGAGGGCGCCGGCATCGAGGGTCTCGACGCACGCAGCGTCACCCGTACCGGGCCGGGCATCGCGGACGCGCGGGCATCGTCCGTCAACGGCAGCGACGTGCTGGCGGTGCGTTTCGGCGGCGCCGGCGCGGGTTCCGGGGACGGTTCCATCGTCGATTGCGCCGGCTTCGCCGTCGGCGCGTCGGCGCAGGGCTGGAGCATCTTCTTTGTCGCGCGGGGCGACGATGGCGAAGCGGAGCTGCGTTGCAAGTACCGCACCGACAGCGGCGGGTGGAGCGCCGATGCCGTGGTGCGCGGCGTCGACAGCCTGCAGGTGCTGTATGGCGTAGATACCGATACGCCGGTGGACGGTGTCGCCAACCGCTACCTGAACGCCACGGCCGTGCGTGCGCTGGACGATGCGCTGGCCGTGGCGGGTGCCTCGGCGGCCGAGCGCGAACGGGAGCGGCGGCGTCGGTCTTACTGGCATCGGGTCGTCGCCGTCCGGCTGGCGCTGCTGCTGCACGGCGAAAGCGGCACGCGCAGCGGCGGCGCGCCGATGGCGTTCGATCTGTTCGGGGCCGCCTATACGGCGGCGGCAAGGGGCGGCGATGCCGGTACGCGGATCGACGAGGCGGCGCTGCCGGCGTCGCTGAGGGCACGGTCACGCCGGCTGTTCGAGGCGGCCGTGTTGCTGCGCAACCGCGCGGGGTCGTGA
- a CDS encoding pilus assembly PilX family protein: MTLVVGLLMLAAVLLLAASATDMALMGEKSARAERDRHIALQSAEDALMDAELDIEGVAAVPAERRALFGAADAFSPGPGAACGVGLALGLCARSAPGEPPPWQAVDPGGGTGVPLGTFTGVEAETGEGFLPLRRPRYIVERLPYRPPGAEVGADDGYLYRVTAIGFGSREGTQVVLQATYRRHDD, translated from the coding sequence GTGACCCTCGTCGTCGGCCTGCTGATGCTGGCCGCCGTGTTGCTGCTGGCGGCGTCCGCCACCGATATGGCGTTGATGGGTGAAAAATCGGCGCGCGCCGAGCGGGACCGGCATATCGCGCTGCAATCTGCGGAGGATGCGTTGATGGATGCGGAACTCGATATCGAAGGCGTGGCCGCGGTGCCGGCGGAACGCCGCGCCCTGTTTGGCGCGGCGGACGCTTTCAGCCCTGGCCCGGGCGCCGCCTGTGGCGTGGGACTGGCGCTGGGACTTTGCGCACGCAGCGCACCGGGCGAGCCGCCGCCGTGGCAGGCCGTCGATCCGGGCGGCGGGACAGGCGTGCCGCTGGGGACATTTACCGGTGTCGAGGCGGAGACGGGCGAGGGATTCCTGCCGTTGCGGCGGCCGCGCTATATCGTCGAGCGGCTGCCGTATCGGCCGCCCGGTGCGGAGGTGGGTGCGGACGATGGCTACCTGTACCGCGTCACCGCCATCGGTTTCGGCAGCCGCGAAGGCACGCAGGTCGTGCTGCAGGCAACCTACCGCCGGCACGATGACTGA
- a CDS encoding pilus assembly protein: MGGCVADAAAQASDEQVAVGCAARYRTVRGPAVTVPAARLAPVGAEEATVFRAAYVLARGSGTLTRTPLVRNAAGALRQMPPLWDAGMLLADRPAAARNIYTFDGDPAARRATIPFLWDALSPGRQAELDRPPVPVDGEDGPDGLGSARLEYLRGDRTLEGHGLRVRSGVLGDAVHSTPVFVGAGANAPARGSADPAYAAFHQRTLRRAPAVYLGANDGMLHAFDARSGAELFAYVPDMLFGALKELTSPAYTHRAYVDGPLAVGEANLGGAWRTVLVGSPGAGARGLFALDVTDPSYFEGGLGVLWEFTPRDDAAIGNVMTPAQVARLQVRSRNGVRQYRHFAATGNGEGAGRAALLLLALDKPPGQRWRLDTSYYRLDIPPGEAGLPAGLSAPALVTDDDETLRHVYAGDLQGNLWRFDFTRTPPWRASPGLRPVFVARDTNGVRQPIAQQPKVVHAAGGGYLVLFGTGMLRSRADRDPAGFTPQSFYAIHDDPAHPATAATRADLLQRRLDATDGGMGVTVSGTQQAIGGGTRPKGWYIDFGVGTGAGERNIAGATIVDGKVAFSTVVPGRTACTESYGRTYLLDALSGLAPDSAGVAVSGATTGAVVMDFVDGPPAALPAARVRGHGGRGNGTRIEVTRSAEVVALGTSGGVPRVTSTQATLPAGRLSWREVVNWRQLHRAAARRGDADPSGGAPAATGRESQ; the protein is encoded by the coding sequence ATGGGTGGTTGCGTCGCGGACGCGGCCGCGCAAGCGTCCGACGAGCAGGTTGCCGTCGGCTGCGCCGCCCGCTATCGCACGGTGCGCGGACCCGCAGTGACCGTGCCGGCAGCGCGCCTGGCTCCTGTCGGCGCGGAAGAGGCCACTGTGTTTCGCGCCGCTTATGTGCTGGCGCGCGGCAGCGGCACGCTGACACGAACGCCGCTGGTGCGCAACGCGGCCGGCGCGCTGCGTCAGATGCCGCCGCTGTGGGATGCGGGTATGCTGTTGGCCGACAGGCCGGCCGCGGCACGCAATATCTACACGTTCGATGGCGATCCTGCTGCGCGCCGGGCCACGATACCGTTCCTGTGGGATGCCCTGTCGCCGGGGCGCCAGGCGGAACTCGACCGGCCGCCCGTGCCGGTGGATGGCGAGGATGGTCCGGACGGCCTTGGCTCCGCGCGGCTGGAGTACCTGCGCGGCGACCGCACGCTGGAGGGCCACGGCTTGCGCGTGCGCAGCGGCGTACTGGGTGACGCCGTGCACAGCACGCCGGTGTTCGTCGGCGCCGGCGCGAACGCGCCCGCGCGCGGCAGTGCCGACCCCGCCTATGCGGCATTCCACCAGCGCACGTTACGCCGCGCGCCGGCCGTCTACCTCGGCGCCAACGACGGCATGCTGCATGCGTTCGACGCGCGCAGCGGCGCGGAACTGTTCGCCTATGTGCCCGACATGCTGTTCGGCGCCTTGAAGGAATTGACGTCGCCGGCGTACACCCACCGCGCTTACGTGGACGGGCCGCTGGCCGTTGGCGAAGCGAACCTCGGCGGCGCCTGGCGCACGGTGCTGGTGGGATCGCCTGGCGCGGGCGCCCGTGGCCTGTTTGCCCTTGACGTGACGGATCCGTCCTACTTCGAGGGCGGACTTGGCGTACTGTGGGAATTCACGCCGCGCGACGATGCCGCCATCGGCAACGTCATGACGCCGGCCCAGGTGGCGCGCCTGCAAGTACGCTCGCGCAACGGTGTGCGCCAGTACCGCCATTTCGCGGCGACCGGTAACGGCGAGGGCGCCGGACGCGCCGCCCTGTTGCTGCTGGCGCTGGACAAGCCGCCCGGGCAGCGCTGGCGCCTCGACACCAGCTACTACCGCCTCGACATACCACCGGGCGAAGCGGGGCTGCCCGCCGGCCTGTCCGCGCCGGCCCTGGTGACGGACGATGACGAGACGCTGCGTCACGTCTACGCGGGCGACCTGCAAGGTAATCTGTGGCGCTTCGACTTCACGCGCACGCCGCCGTGGCGCGCCAGCCCGGGACTGCGGCCCGTGTTTGTTGCCCGCGACACGAACGGTGTGCGCCAGCCCATCGCCCAGCAACCGAAAGTGGTGCATGCCGCCGGTGGCGGCTATCTGGTGCTGTTCGGTACCGGGATGCTGCGCTCGCGCGCCGACCGCGACCCGGCAGGGTTCACGCCGCAGTCGTTCTACGCCATTCATGACGATCCCGCCCACCCGGCCACGGCGGCCACACGCGCCGACCTGCTGCAGCGCCGGCTCGATGCCACGGACGGCGGCATGGGGGTCACGGTCAGCGGGACGCAGCAGGCCATCGGCGGCGGAACGCGGCCGAAAGGGTGGTACATCGATTTCGGCGTCGGCACGGGCGCCGGCGAACGCAATATTGCCGGCGCGACGATCGTTGACGGCAAGGTGGCGTTCAGTACCGTCGTGCCCGGCCGTACCGCCTGCACGGAAAGCTACGGCCGGACGTACCTGCTCGATGCCTTGTCCGGCCTGGCGCCCGACAGCGCCGGGGTCGCGGTCAGCGGCGCCACGACGGGCGCGGTGGTGATGGATTTCGTCGACGGTCCGCCGGCGGCGCTGCCGGCCGCGCGCGTGCGCGGTCACGGCGGAAGGGGCAACGGCACGCGGATCGAGGTGACGCGATCGGCCGAGGTCGTCGCGCTCGGCACGTCTGGCGGCGTACCGCGCGTTACTTCGACCCAGGCGACGCTGCCGGCCGGGCGCCTGAGCTGGCGCGAGGTCGTCAACTGGCGCCAGTTGCATCGTGCCGCGGCCCGGCGCGGCGATGCGGATCCGTCCGGCGGCGCTCCGGCAGCGACAGGGAGGGAAAGCCAATGA
- a CDS encoding type IV pilin protein yields MKSRIGRRAAAGFTLTELLVTVGIAGILAAFAYPGFQDHLVRTRRTEAQAALQRLMQQEERYFTLHNRYFAFASDAAGAGAPAFRWWSGTSPARSGYEIEARACDDQPIEQCVQLVATPGTPRVDVTFRDPQCERLILTSTGERRATGRGQRCWR; encoded by the coding sequence ATGAAGAGCCGAATCGGCCGGCGCGCGGCGGCCGGGTTCACCTTGACGGAACTGCTGGTCACGGTCGGCATCGCCGGCATCCTGGCGGCCTTCGCGTATCCGGGCTTCCAGGATCACCTGGTGCGCACGCGGCGCACGGAAGCGCAGGCGGCGTTGCAGCGGCTGATGCAGCAGGAGGAGCGCTATTTCACGCTGCACAACAGGTACTTCGCCTTTGCGTCCGATGCCGCCGGCGCCGGCGCACCGGCATTTCGCTGGTGGTCCGGCACCAGCCCGGCGCGCAGCGGTTATGAGATCGAAGCCAGGGCCTGCGACGACCAGCCCATCGAACAGTGCGTGCAACTGGTGGCCACGCCGGGCACGCCGCGCGTCGACGTTACTTTCAGGGATCCCCAATGCGAACGACTCATACTGACCAGTACCGGCGAGCGCCGCGCCACTGGCCGCGGCCAGCGCTGCTGGCGCTGA
- a CDS encoding GspH/FimT family pseudopilin: MRTTHTDQYRRAPRHWPRPALLALNTAFTLVEALVALAVAGVLLGAAVPDLRGFAQRQQLRAAAADLLAALHLARAQALGRGDIVVVAPIDPAGVAWQHGWAVFADRDGDGRPGTGDEVLFRHGPVADGMRIWSRLSAAAPPWYVAYNSAGRSCRAGNGNAANFGTLSLRAGDQARNIKINMLGRARLCDPLRESGCAAASE, translated from the coding sequence ATGCGAACGACTCATACTGACCAGTACCGGCGAGCGCCGCGCCACTGGCCGCGGCCAGCGCTGCTGGCGCTGAACACCGCCTTTACACTGGTCGAGGCGCTCGTCGCGCTGGCGGTGGCCGGCGTGCTGCTGGGCGCCGCCGTGCCCGACCTGCGCGGGTTCGCGCAGCGTCAGCAGTTGCGCGCTGCCGCCGCCGACCTGCTGGCCGCACTGCACCTGGCGCGTGCCCAGGCGCTGGGGCGGGGCGATATCGTCGTGGTGGCCCCGATCGATCCGGCTGGCGTCGCGTGGCAGCACGGCTGGGCCGTGTTTGCCGACCGCGATGGGGACGGCCGCCCCGGTACCGGCGACGAGGTGCTGTTCCGGCATGGACCCGTGGCCGATGGCATGCGCATCTGGTCGCGGCTGTCGGCCGCTGCACCGCCCTGGTATGTCGCCTATAATAGTGCCGGCCGTTCGTGCCGGGCGGGAAACGGCAATGCCGCCAATTTCGGCACGCTGTCGCTGCGCGCCGGCGACCAGGCACGCAACATCAAGATCAACATGCTGGGCCGTGCGCGCCTGTGCGACCCGCTGAGGGAGTCCGGCTGTGCCGCCGCGAGCGAATGA
- the ribD gene encoding bifunctional diaminohydroxyphosphoribosylaminopyrimidine deaminase/5-amino-6-(5-phosphoribosylamino)uracil reductase RibD: MNIHNDLDGMRLALQWAEKGLYTTSPNPHIGCVIVRDGVVIGAGVTQPAGQDHAEIQALKDAAQRGHDVRGATAYVTLEPCAHYGRTPPCCDALVRAGLGRVVCAMEDPNPLVAGQGLARLAAAGIEVSSGLLADEAYELNIGFFSRMRRQLPWVRLKTAASLDGMTALHNGSSQWITGAEARADGHAWRARACAILTGIGTVKADDPQLNVRAVQTLRQPRRIVIDSRLEIDPGAKVLAGGGTLVVAAVSDHEREAVLRDRGAEIITLANAHGKVDLPELMRELGRRQINELHVEAGTKLNGSLVREGCVDELLVYLAPTLLGDAQGMFALPALTDLAQKRALRFHEVCNVGGDLRILARFMDRP, encoded by the coding sequence ATGAACATACACAATGACCTGGACGGCATGCGCCTGGCCTTGCAATGGGCGGAAAAAGGCCTGTACACGACGTCGCCCAATCCGCACATCGGCTGCGTCATCGTCAGGGACGGTGTCGTCATCGGCGCCGGCGTCACGCAGCCCGCAGGGCAGGACCACGCCGAGATCCAGGCGCTGAAGGATGCCGCGCAGCGCGGCCACGACGTGCGCGGCGCCACCGCATACGTCACGCTGGAACCTTGCGCGCATTACGGCCGCACGCCGCCATGTTGCGACGCGCTGGTGCGCGCGGGGCTGGGCCGCGTCGTCTGCGCGATGGAGGACCCGAACCCGCTGGTGGCGGGGCAGGGCTTGGCGCGGCTGGCGGCAGCGGGCATCGAGGTGTCGTCGGGCCTGCTGGCCGACGAAGCGTATGAGCTGAACATCGGTTTCTTCTCGCGCATGCGCCGCCAGCTGCCGTGGGTGCGCCTGAAAACGGCCGCCAGCCTGGACGGCATGACGGCGCTGCACAACGGCAGCAGCCAGTGGATCACGGGGGCCGAGGCGCGCGCCGACGGGCACGCATGGCGCGCGCGCGCCTGCGCCATCCTGACCGGCATCGGCACCGTCAAGGCAGACGATCCGCAACTGAACGTGCGCGCGGTGCAGACACTGCGCCAGCCGCGTCGCATCGTCATCGACAGCCGGCTGGAAATCGATCCGGGCGCGAAGGTGCTGGCTGGCGGCGGTACGCTTGTCGTCGCGGCTGTCAGCGACCATGAACGCGAGGCGGTGCTGCGCGACCGTGGCGCGGAAATCATCACGCTGGCCAATGCGCACGGCAAGGTGGATCTGCCGGAACTGATGCGCGAGCTGGGCCGGCGCCAGATCAACGAGCTGCACGTGGAGGCGGGCACGAAGCTGAATGGCTCGCTGGTGCGCGAAGGCTGCGTGGACGAGCTGCTGGTCTATCTGGCACCAACCCTGCTGGGCGATGCGCAAGGTATGTTCGCGCTGCCGGCCCTGACGGACCTTGCGCAAAAACGCGCGCTGCGCTTCCACGAAGTTTGCAACGTCGGCGGCGACCTGCGCATCCTGGCCCGCTTCATGGATCGGCCATGA